The following coding sequences are from one Pocillopora verrucosa isolate sample1 chromosome 5, ASM3666991v2, whole genome shotgun sequence window:
- the LOC131783196 gene encoding adhesion G protein-coupled receptor L4-like isoform X1 has protein sequence MRHSKRIVSSKMVLAIQKAYRQNAGGVYFEEQQWRARIDIASSNFEENGTLLVVFVYKDLHDLLLTDQAIRSETDNQRYVNSRIIAVTMDPKPETLRENVVLKFKNLKVLTAEKRCMFWSGLSKSFAEKGCHIVASKSNSEETVCSCNHLTHFAVLMDYGGSTKLTEEDNTILKIITYVGLSLSIVGILLTLILYSCLTDVCQPLSQIRLSVSVSLGAGQIIFLAGINATENKAACVTVAALMQYFMMAAFCWMLIEGIYLYFFVVKVYNINTKMYMYHVISWGLPVIMVAISLGIAAGKEGLQSYTSDEYCWLSSTNNLIWIFVAFVAFIEVLNIMILARVIKEMTNLLQPIGEDDHSQQIRIGIKACVVMIPLLGITWLFGLLSPVHKAFVYIFTILNSAQGFLIFALHCIRDTQIRERLKRKKNIVFPSSIKKNSTRKSSQVNPSEVGDVWAVELQSCAEFQSNSHLT, from the exons ATGAGACATTCAAAAAGGATCGTTTCCTCAAAAATGG ttttGGCCATTCAAAAAGCCTACCGCCAGAATGCAGGTGGCGTTTACTTTGAGGAACAACAATGGCGAGCGAGAATCGATATcgcttcttcaaattttgaggaaaatg GAACATTGCTAGTTGTGTTTGTGTACAAGGATCTGCATGACCTACTTCTGACAGATCAAGCCATCAGGAGTGAAACAGACAACCAAAG GTATGTCAACTCCAGGATAATAGCCGTAACTATGGACCCCAAGCCAGAGACATTGCGAGAAAATGTCGTCCTAAAGTTCAAAAACCTAAAG GTCTTGACAGCGGAGAAGCGCTGTATGTTTTGGAGTGGCCTCAGCAAAAG CTTTGCAGAAAAAGGATGCCATATAGTTGCATCAAAaagcaactcagaagaaacagtttgcagctgcaatcatttgacgcATTTTGCCGTCTTAATGGACTACGGCGGCAGCACAAAG CTCACCGAGGAGGACAACACAATTCTGAAAATTATCACCTACGTGGGACTGAGCCTTTCCATCGTCGGGATACTTTTAAcattaatactttattcttgCCTCAC AGATGTTTGTCAACCTCTCTCTCAAATTCGACTGAGTGTTTCTGTGTCCCTTGGAGCTGGACAGATCATCTTCCTCGCCGGAATAAACGCCACAGAAAACAAA gcTGCCTGTGTTACAGTAGCAGCTCTGATGCAGTATTTCATGATGGCcgctttctgttggatgctgATTGAGGGAATTTATCTCTACTTCTTCGTTGTGAAAGTTTACAACATTAACACCAAGATGTACATGTATCATGTCATCTCATGGG GTCTTCCAGTGATCATGGTGGCCATTTCACTTGGCATCGCTGCTGGAAAAGAAGGGTTACAAAGCTATACGAGTGATGAATA TTGCTGGCTTTCCTCGACTAACAACCTGATCTGGATATTCGTCGCCTTCGTGGCTTTCATTGAAGTT CTCAACATCATGATACTCGCACGAGTCATAAAGGAGATGACCAATTTGTTGCAGCCAATAGGGGAAGACGACCATTCTCAGCAAATACG AATTGGCATCAAAGCATGCGTGGTGATGATTCCCCTGCTGGGTATCACGTGGCTATTCGGTCTCCTCTCGCCTGTACATAAAGCTTTCGTTTACATCTTCACCATACTTAACTCTGCTCAG GGTTTCCTGATTTTCGCTCTTCACTGCATACGAGACACCCAG ATCAGAGAGCGtctcaaaagaaagaagaatatcGTTTTTCCATCTTCTATAAAGAAAAACTCCACAAGGAAGAGCTCACAGGTCAACCCAAGTGAGGTTGGGGATGTATGGGCAGTTGAACTGCAATCCTGTGCAGAGTTTCAATCGAATTCGcatttaacttaa
- the LOC131783196 gene encoding adhesion G protein-coupled receptor L4-like isoform X2, with protein sequence MQVAFTLRNNNGERESISLLQILRKMVCGTLLVVFVYKDLHDLLLTDQAIRSETDNQRYVNSRIIAVTMDPKPETLRENVVLKFKNLKVLTAEKRCMFWSGLSKSFAEKGCHIVASKSNSEETVCSCNHLTHFAVLMDYGGSTKLTEEDNTILKIITYVGLSLSIVGILLTLILYSCLTDVCQPLSQIRLSVSVSLGAGQIIFLAGINATENKAACVTVAALMQYFMMAAFCWMLIEGIYLYFFVVKVYNINTKMYMYHVISWGLPVIMVAISLGIAAGKEGLQSYTSDEYCWLSSTNNLIWIFVAFVAFIEVLNIMILARVIKEMTNLLQPIGEDDHSQQIRIGIKACVVMIPLLGITWLFGLLSPVHKAFVYIFTILNSAQGFLIFALHCIRDTQIRERLKRKKNIVFPSSIKKNSTRKSSQVNPSEVGDVWAVELQSCAEFQSNSHLT encoded by the exons ATGCAGGTGGCGTTTACTTTGAGGAACAACAATGGCGAGCGAGAATCGATATcgcttcttcaaattttgaggaaaatgGTTTGTG GAACATTGCTAGTTGTGTTTGTGTACAAGGATCTGCATGACCTACTTCTGACAGATCAAGCCATCAGGAGTGAAACAGACAACCAAAG GTATGTCAACTCCAGGATAATAGCCGTAACTATGGACCCCAAGCCAGAGACATTGCGAGAAAATGTCGTCCTAAAGTTCAAAAACCTAAAG GTCTTGACAGCGGAGAAGCGCTGTATGTTTTGGAGTGGCCTCAGCAAAAG CTTTGCAGAAAAAGGATGCCATATAGTTGCATCAAAaagcaactcagaagaaacagtttgcagctgcaatcatttgacgcATTTTGCCGTCTTAATGGACTACGGCGGCAGCACAAAG CTCACCGAGGAGGACAACACAATTCTGAAAATTATCACCTACGTGGGACTGAGCCTTTCCATCGTCGGGATACTTTTAAcattaatactttattcttgCCTCAC AGATGTTTGTCAACCTCTCTCTCAAATTCGACTGAGTGTTTCTGTGTCCCTTGGAGCTGGACAGATCATCTTCCTCGCCGGAATAAACGCCACAGAAAACAAA gcTGCCTGTGTTACAGTAGCAGCTCTGATGCAGTATTTCATGATGGCcgctttctgttggatgctgATTGAGGGAATTTATCTCTACTTCTTCGTTGTGAAAGTTTACAACATTAACACCAAGATGTACATGTATCATGTCATCTCATGGG GTCTTCCAGTGATCATGGTGGCCATTTCACTTGGCATCGCTGCTGGAAAAGAAGGGTTACAAAGCTATACGAGTGATGAATA TTGCTGGCTTTCCTCGACTAACAACCTGATCTGGATATTCGTCGCCTTCGTGGCTTTCATTGAAGTT CTCAACATCATGATACTCGCACGAGTCATAAAGGAGATGACCAATTTGTTGCAGCCAATAGGGGAAGACGACCATTCTCAGCAAATACG AATTGGCATCAAAGCATGCGTGGTGATGATTCCCCTGCTGGGTATCACGTGGCTATTCGGTCTCCTCTCGCCTGTACATAAAGCTTTCGTTTACATCTTCACCATACTTAACTCTGCTCAG GGTTTCCTGATTTTCGCTCTTCACTGCATACGAGACACCCAG ATCAGAGAGCGtctcaaaagaaagaagaatatcGTTTTTCCATCTTCTATAAAGAAAAACTCCACAAGGAAGAGCTCACAGGTCAACCCAAGTGAGGTTGGGGATGTATGGGCAGTTGAACTGCAATCCTGTGCAGAGTTTCAATCGAATTCGcatttaacttaa
- the LOC136280789 gene encoding macrophage mannose receptor 1-like — MKWIINGNESVKISKTLLTCFMLVILHLLTDLPGTECQAACFKNSSYFFSKSGRDWGNNNRACSYQKGYLVSIETEEEWQFINREIQNRGTSNASAWHIGLEKKGRVWTWLSGETLNISKWRDSEPGGNDQRADISKNGGLFNSISTLNRNAYICETPGECPNITFNNSWYIISVDGWSWQWSRDNCQRQGGDLVSFETEEEWNFINDEIQRRNTTNYENKWSIGLEKKAGKWTWVSERPLTICKWGKGEPGGEHHAAFMYKWSSNDKRGVFGSVHDKWKGNKYAYICEISKGADFDATQNVQ; from the exons ATGAAGTGGATTATAAATGGCAATGAATCcgtcaaaatttccaaaaccCTTTTAACATGCTTTATGCTGG TCATCCTTCATTTGTTGACGGATTTGCCAGGAACAG AGTGCCAAGCAgcctgtttcaaaaactcctctTACTTTTTTTCGAAAAGCGGAAGAGATTGGGGTAACAACAATCGTGCTTGCTCCTACCAGAAAGGTTATTTAGTCTCCATAGAAACTGAGGAAGAATGGCAGTTTATCAATCGTGAGATTCAAAATCGTGGTACTTCGAATGCTAGTGCGTGGCACATTGGTTTAGAGAAGAAAGGCAGGGTTTGGACTTGGCTGAGTGGAGAAACACTGAATATTTCGAAATGGCGAGATTCTGAGCCAGGTGGTAACGACCAAAGGGCAGACATATCTAAGAATGGAGGCCTCTTTAATAGTATCTCTACACTTAATAGAAATGCCTATATTTGCGAGACGCCCGGAG AATGcccaaatataacttttaataaCTCTTGGTACATAATTTCTGTGGATGGATGGTCCTGGCAGTGGAGCAGAGACAACTGCCAAAGGCAAGGAGGGGACCTAGTTTCCTTTGAAACCGAAGAGGAATGGAATTTCATTAATGACGAGATTCAAAGGCGAAATACTACGAactatgaaaataaatggagTATTGGTTTAGAAAAAAAGGCCGGAAAATGGACCTGGGTGAGTGAAAGACCACTGACTATTTGCAAATGGGGAAAAGGGGAGCCAGGAGGTGAACACCACGCGGCTTTCATGTATAAGTGGTCTAGTAATGACAAACGAGGCGTGTTCGGTAGTGTTCATGATAAATGGAAGGGAAACAAGTACGCTTATATTTGTGAGATTTCCAAGG GGGCTGATTTCGATGCAACGCAAAATGTGCAGTGA
- the LOC131775307 gene encoding adhesion G-protein coupled receptor D1-like, which yields MQYFLMAAFCWMLIKRIYLYLFVVKVYNINTKMYIYHVISWGLPLIMVAISLGIAAGKEGLQSHTSNKHCWLSSTNNLIWIFVAFVAFIEVLNILILVRVIKEMTNLLQPTREEDHSQKIRIGIKACVVMIPLLGVTWLFGLLSPVHKGFVYIFTILNSAQGFLIFALQCMRNTQIRERFKRKMNVVFSIFFKEQLHKEELTGQSKWPGRRCMGS from the exons ATGCAGTATTTCTTGATGGCcgctttctgttggatgctgATCAAGAGAATTTATCTCTACCTCTTCGTCGTGAAAGTTTACAACATTAACACCAAGATGTACATATATCATGTCATCTCATGgg GTCTTCCACTGATCATGGTGGCCATTTCACTCGGCATCGCTGCTGGAAAAGAAGGGTTACAAAGCCATACGAGTaataaaca TTGCTGGCTTTCCTCGACTAACAACCTGATCTGGATTTTCGTCGCCTTTGTGGCTTTCATTGAAGTT CTCAATATCTTGATACTAGTACGAGTCATAAAGGAGATGACCAATTTGTTGCAGCCAACAAGGGAAGAAGACCATTCTCAGAAAATACG AATTGGCATCAAAGCATGCGTGGTGATGATTCCTCTGCTGGGTGTCACGTGGCTATTCGGTCTCCTCTCGCCTGTACATAAAGGTTTCGTTTACATCTTCACCATACTTAACTCTGCTCAG GGTTTCCTAATTTTTGCTCTGCAGTGCATGCGAAACACTCAG ATCAGAGAGcgattcaaaagaaagatgaatgtTGTGTTTTCCATCTTCTTTAAAGAACAACTCCATAAGGAAGAGCTCACAGGTCAATCCAAGTGGCCGGGTCGGCGATGTATGGGCAGTTGA